A genomic stretch from Halopiger aswanensis includes:
- a CDS encoding pyruvoyl-dependent arginine decarboxylase: MTSSTIRVVWGVASAPTAMASYDAALAEAGVENYNLVSVSSVIPAGVDVEAVGTAPDLGPAGERLTVVEARATSAGPGRVSAALAWSQSVDDGPGLFYETAGEMDREDVERRVREGLAAGQELRDWEFTEPRVAVESGQAESGTYTTALVLAVYGESEPIL, translated from the coding sequence ATGACCTCGAGTACGATTCGCGTCGTCTGGGGTGTCGCCTCGGCGCCCACGGCGATGGCCTCTTACGACGCCGCGCTGGCGGAAGCGGGCGTCGAGAACTACAATCTCGTTTCCGTTTCCTCCGTGATCCCGGCGGGTGTCGACGTCGAGGCCGTCGGCACGGCGCCCGACCTCGGTCCCGCTGGCGAGCGCCTGACCGTCGTCGAAGCGCGTGCCACGTCCGCAGGACCCGGTCGGGTGAGCGCGGCGCTGGCTTGGTCCCAATCCGTCGACGACGGGCCGGGCCTGTTCTACGAGACGGCCGGTGAAATGGACCGCGAGGACGTCGAACGACGCGTCCGCGAGGGGCTGGCCGCGGGGCAGGAACTTCGCGACTGGGAGTTTACCGAGCCGCGGGTCGCGGTCGAGAGCGGCCAGGCCGAGTCCGGAACGTACACGACGGCGCTGGTGCTTGCCGTCTACGGCGAGAGCGAACCGATTCTCTGA
- a CDS encoding DUF5811 family protein has product MNGNTPYAGLPGETAAGQRAAADVPDISSAQKRLLHRDVSRIAARTREFLPDEYVVDSQISTGATGPQVTVAVRPPVGHAVSAGFTPNFEDDASEGEVIDPDERDEVARGLAASAALQMKQAMSSNVKPTGK; this is encoded by the coding sequence ATGAACGGAAATACGCCGTACGCAGGGTTGCCGGGAGAGACGGCCGCAGGGCAGCGCGCCGCAGCGGACGTTCCTGACATCTCGAGCGCACAGAAACGGCTGCTCCACCGCGACGTCTCCCGGATTGCGGCCCGCACGCGGGAGTTCCTCCCCGACGAGTACGTCGTCGACTCCCAGATCTCGACCGGCGCCACCGGGCCGCAGGTGACCGTTGCCGTTCGCCCTCCGGTCGGCCACGCCGTCAGTGCCGGCTTCACGCCGAATTTCGAGGACGACGCGTCCGAAGGCGAGGTTATCGATCCCGACGAACGCGACGAAGTTGCCCGCGGGCTGGCCGCCAGCGCCGCGCTCCAGATGAAACAGGCGATGAGCAGTAACGTCAAGCCGACCGGGAAGTAG